In Terriglobales bacterium, a genomic segment contains:
- a CDS encoding haloacid dehalogenase type II, whose protein sequence is MNFSRFRVLTFDCYGTLIDWESGILGFFRPLLGRHGKALSDDEILDTYAELESEAERGEYRTYRNVLRSVAHGFGVRLDFPVSPAEADALPASLPAWPPFPDTVAALRRLKTRYQLAIISNTDDDLFAETAKRLEVHFDFVITAQQAGSYKPSLNNFRQAVARIGLPKEQILHCAQSRFHDVAPARSIGLATVWVNRRAGKGTPWGASMPSEAQPDLEVPDLKALAALAVP, encoded by the coding sequence GTGAACTTCTCGCGCTTCCGCGTCCTCACGTTCGACTGCTACGGCACGCTCATCGACTGGGAGAGCGGCATTCTCGGTTTCTTCCGTCCGCTGCTTGGCCGCCACGGCAAAGCGCTGAGCGACGACGAAATCCTCGACACCTACGCCGAACTCGAGTCCGAGGCCGAACGCGGTGAGTACAGGACGTATCGCAACGTGCTGCGTTCGGTGGCTCACGGCTTCGGCGTGCGCCTGGACTTCCCCGTTTCCCCCGCAGAAGCCGACGCGCTGCCGGCTTCGCTTCCCGCCTGGCCTCCGTTCCCGGATACGGTCGCGGCGCTTCGCCGGCTGAAGACACGCTACCAGCTCGCCATCATCTCCAATACCGACGACGACCTCTTCGCGGAAACCGCTAAACGGCTCGAGGTCCATTTCGATTTCGTCATCACAGCGCAGCAGGCAGGCAGCTACAAGCCTTCGCTCAACAACTTCCGGCAGGCTGTCGCACGCATCGGGCTGCCGAAAGAACAGATCCTGCACTGCGCCCAGAGCCGGTTCCATGACGTTGCGCCCGCGCGCTCCATCGGCCTGGCGACGGTGTGGGTGAATCGTCGGGCCGGCAAGGGTACGCCGTGGGGCGCCAGTATGCCGTCGGAGGCGCAGCCCGATCTCGAAGTCCCGGATTTGAAGGCGCTGGCGGCGCTGGCCGTGCCCTAG
- a CDS encoding AsmA family protein, producing MKRKGLLIAGAILALVVIAAVAIPLLVDVERYRPMIQSEAGAALGRDVRIGKLELSLLAGGVTAHDLSIADDPAFSKEPFLQAKTMEVGVEMMPLIFSRSLQVRSLTLVEPQIALLSTPGGKWNFSSLGAAKEAKKQPAAKPPSFSIGVLKIVDGKLAVGRVGRGKTRVYEDVQLTAKNVSMTSPVSFELEAKTPSGGKLHVEGEAGPMDATDAARSPIEAEVHAEGVDLGATGFLDPASGIGGKLDLTASLKSDGKEAHAEGTAKTAGLKLARGGQPARQPVSFDFATNYEPQRNAGTLTKGEIKVGSSAAKLSGNYDTRGESTVVHLKLRGDQMKVDDVNGLLPAFGVILPPGSSLQGGVATANFSIDGPLDRLVISGPLNVSATRLAGFDLGSKMGALAAFSGMRTGSTTEIQTLSSGLRVAPDGIRADNINLVAPALGTVTGAGTIGANNSLNFRMVAKLAQGGGLAGGLSTLSTFGQSKGTIPFMIQGTTSNPIFVPDVAGAMGQTVGAPVTGAEGILGLFGKKKKQ from the coding sequence ATGAAACGCAAGGGGCTCCTCATCGCGGGCGCCATCCTCGCCCTGGTGGTCATCGCGGCCGTGGCCATACCGCTGCTGGTGGACGTGGAACGCTACCGGCCCATGATCCAGTCGGAAGCCGGCGCCGCGCTCGGGCGCGACGTGCGCATCGGGAAGCTGGAACTTTCGCTGCTGGCCGGCGGCGTCACGGCGCACGATCTCTCCATTGCCGACGATCCCGCCTTCAGCAAGGAGCCCTTCCTCCAGGCCAAGACCATGGAGGTGGGGGTGGAGATGATGCCGCTCATCTTCTCGCGCTCGCTCCAGGTGCGCTCGCTCACGCTGGTGGAGCCGCAGATCGCGCTGCTGAGCACGCCCGGCGGCAAGTGGAACTTCTCCAGCCTCGGCGCCGCCAAGGAAGCCAAGAAGCAGCCGGCTGCCAAACCGCCCTCGTTTTCCATTGGCGTGCTGAAGATTGTGGACGGCAAACTGGCCGTCGGACGCGTGGGGCGCGGCAAGACTCGCGTGTATGAGGACGTCCAGCTCACGGCGAAGAACGTTTCCATGACTTCGCCGGTCTCTTTTGAGCTGGAAGCCAAGACGCCCAGCGGCGGCAAGCTGCATGTCGAGGGCGAAGCCGGGCCGATGGATGCCACGGACGCCGCGCGCAGTCCCATCGAGGCCGAAGTGCACGCCGAGGGCGTGGACCTGGGGGCCACGGGGTTTCTCGATCCGGCGAGCGGCATCGGCGGGAAGCTCGACCTGACGGCCAGCCTGAAATCCGACGGCAAGGAGGCGCACGCCGAGGGCACGGCCAAGACCGCGGGACTCAAGCTGGCGCGCGGCGGGCAGCCGGCGCGCCAGCCGGTGAGCTTCGACTTCGCCACCAACTACGAGCCGCAACGCAACGCCGGGACGCTGACCAAGGGCGAGATCAAAGTCGGCTCGAGCGCGGCCAAGCTCTCAGGCAACTATGACACGCGCGGGGAATCCACGGTGGTGCACCTGAAGCTGCGCGGCGACCAGATGAAGGTGGACGACGTCAACGGCCTGCTGCCGGCGTTCGGCGTGATTCTGCCGCCGGGCTCGTCGCTGCAGGGCGGCGTGGCCACGGCGAATTTTTCCATCGACGGGCCGCTCGACCGGCTGGTGATCAGCGGGCCGCTCAACGTCTCCGCGACCCGCCTGGCGGGCTTTGACCTGGGTTCGAAGATGGGAGCGCTGGCCGCTTTCAGCGGCATGCGTACCGGTTCCACGACCGAGATCCAGACGCTGAGCTCCGGCCTGCGGGTTGCGCCCGACGGCATCCGCGCCGACAACATCAATCTTGTGGCGCCGGCGCTGGGTACGGTGACCGGCGCGGGGACGATCGGCGCCAACAACTCGCTGAACTTCCGCATGGTGGCCAAGCTGGCGCAGGGAGGCGGACTGGCCGGCGGACTCTCCACGCTTTCCACCTTCGGGCAGTCGAAGGGCACGATTCCCTTCATGATCCAGGGCACCACGTCCAATCCCATCTTCGTGCCGGATGTGGCCGGGGCGATGGGCCAGACCGTGGGCGCGCCCGTGACCGGCGCAGAAGGCATCCTGGGCCTTTTCGGGAAAAAGAAGAAGCAGTAG
- a CDS encoding S9 family peptidase, with translation MKRALRMWWNLAFLLVCCVVAWGQAPTAPAPSILRPAGPRSIERYLNIRSATAPTYSPVTDDIAYLTNVTGTNQVWKHPARGGYAEQLTFFDDRVQSVRWSPRGDVLLFTRDAGGNERSQLFLMDPEGETIDALTEAPKSIYQFGDFSRDGAWICYSSNERNERIFDVYVMELATRKSRRIVAGEVNHYAHSFSPDGRHLLVVREHSTDDNDLFLFDTRSESVLHLTPHTGEAFYRDMAWMPDGSGFYVATNQGRDKFNLAFYDLRQQKLTYVEDSNYDVDDTTGLTVDPKGRWLFYAWNEDAASAVRVRNLKTGTVELFRGLPRGVVSKASFNGDGTKVAFAYSSPGINSDVWVLQLSAPAAPGTVPASKSAGAVARQVSHSSRAGIPSSSFVTPEFVRYRSFDGVEVPAFFYLPQGAQKDGRLPAIVYVHGGPESQERPDFDAVFQYFLNRGYAILAPNIRGSAGFGRAYVHMDDYKKRPDAIRDVALAVDYLKSTGYVDARKIAVMGGSYGGFMALAQATMHPELWAAVVDIVGISNWKTFFANTGPWRRAHRASEYGDPEKDPEFMASISPINFVDRVRAPLIIIQGANDPRVPKIESDQMVEKLKARGVPVEYLVFADEGHGLAKRPNRIKGYSAIADFLDKHLKNAP, from the coding sequence ATGAAGCGCGCCCTCCGGATGTGGTGGAACCTCGCTTTCCTTCTTGTTTGCTGCGTCGTGGCGTGGGGCCAGGCGCCGACGGCCCCGGCGCCCTCCATCCTGCGGCCTGCTGGGCCGCGGAGCATCGAGCGTTACCTGAACATCCGCTCGGCCACCGCACCGACCTACTCGCCCGTTACCGACGACATCGCCTACCTGACGAACGTCACCGGCACCAATCAGGTGTGGAAGCACCCGGCCCGCGGCGGCTACGCCGAGCAGCTCACCTTTTTCGACGACCGCGTGCAGTCGGTGCGCTGGTCGCCGCGCGGCGACGTGCTGCTATTCACCCGCGACGCCGGCGGCAACGAGCGCTCCCAGCTCTTTCTGATGGACCCGGAAGGGGAAACCATCGACGCCCTTACCGAGGCTCCGAAATCCATCTATCAGTTCGGCGACTTCTCCCGTGACGGCGCCTGGATCTGTTACTCCTCGAACGAGCGCAACGAGCGCATCTTCGACGTGTACGTCATGGAGCTGGCCACGCGCAAGTCACGCCGCATCGTGGCCGGCGAGGTGAACCACTACGCGCACTCGTTCTCGCCCGACGGCCGCCACCTGCTGGTCGTCCGGGAGCACTCCACCGACGACAATGACCTGTTCCTCTTCGATACGCGCAGCGAAAGCGTGCTCCATCTGACTCCCCACACCGGCGAAGCGTTCTACCGCGACATGGCCTGGATGCCGGACGGCAGCGGATTCTACGTCGCCACCAACCAGGGGCGCGATAAGTTCAACCTGGCGTTCTACGACCTGCGCCAGCAGAAGCTCACCTACGTGGAGGATTCCAATTACGACGTCGACGACACGACCGGGCTCACGGTCGATCCCAAGGGCAGGTGGTTGTTCTACGCCTGGAACGAGGACGCCGCCTCGGCCGTGCGCGTCCGCAACCTGAAGACCGGGACCGTCGAGCTCTTCCGCGGGCTGCCGCGCGGTGTGGTGAGCAAGGCCAGCTTCAACGGCGACGGCACCAAAGTCGCCTTCGCCTACTCCTCGCCGGGCATCAATTCCGACGTCTGGGTGCTGCAGTTGAGCGCGCCGGCAGCCCCGGGGACTGTCCCGGCGAGCAAGTCCGCCGGCGCCGTTGCCCGCCAGGTCTCGCACTCCAGCCGCGCCGGCATTCCCTCCTCCAGCTTCGTCACCCCGGAGTTCGTCCGCTATCGCTCCTTCGACGGAGTCGAGGTCCCCGCCTTTTTCTACCTGCCGCAGGGAGCGCAGAAAGACGGGCGCCTGCCGGCCATCGTCTATGTGCACGGCGGCCCGGAATCTCAGGAGCGCCCCGACTTCGACGCCGTCTTCCAGTACTTTTTGAACCGCGGGTACGCCATCCTGGCGCCCAACATCCGCGGCAGCGCCGGCTTCGGGCGCGCGTACGTCCATATGGACGACTACAAGAAGCGTCCCGACGCCATTCGCGACGTCGCCCTCGCCGTGGACTACCTGAAGTCCACCGGCTATGTGGACGCGCGCAAGATCGCCGTGATGGGCGGCAGCTACGGCGGGTTCATGGCGCTGGCCCAGGCCACCATGCATCCCGAACTGTGGGCGGCGGTCGTCGACATCGTCGGTATCAGCAACTGGAAGACGTTTTTCGCCAACACCGGGCCGTGGCGAAGGGCGCATCGCGCCTCCGAGTACGGCGATCCGGAAAAGGACCCGGAGTTCATGGCCTCCATCTCACCCATCAATTTCGTGGACCGCGTCCGCGCTCCGCTCATCATCATCCAGGGCGCCAACGATCCCCGCGTCCCCAAGATCGAATCCGACCAGATGGTGGAGAAACTGAAAGCCCGCGGCGTGCCCGTGGAATACCTGGTCTTCGCCGATGAAGGACACGGCCTGGCCAAGCGCCCCAACCGCATCAAGGGCTACTCCGCCATCGCCGACTTCCTGGACAAGCACCTGAAGAACGCGCCCTAG
- a CDS encoding PP2C family protein-serine/threonine phosphatase, with product MRFPFQTTTEEKAVRVPLPSPRPVLKAGSVAVSYAVTRMAGDFCDLQETSEPRLLIILLLDIAGRRNDALGVAAAVQERYRARIPELFNRLDVNQSDALTELLMGINRSLIESSNGVRCTPAFLACYEEGLGTLTYINAGHEPGLLRDGGGVVLLESHGPPLGLFSHATYDAQHSVLEPGAALLVASRGLIDARNGRKEFGVERLKETLQARPFSDASELCGVALEAVRVYVRGNPPQDDMTAVALVRAPLAYFAAAHPLL from the coding sequence ATGCGTTTTCCTTTCCAGACCACGACCGAGGAAAAGGCGGTCCGGGTGCCGCTGCCCAGTCCGCGGCCGGTGTTGAAGGCGGGCAGCGTGGCGGTCTCCTACGCGGTGACGCGCATGGCGGGCGACTTCTGCGATCTGCAGGAAACCAGCGAGCCACGGCTGCTGATAATCCTGCTGCTGGACATCGCAGGACGACGCAACGACGCGCTGGGCGTGGCGGCGGCCGTGCAGGAGCGCTATCGTGCGCGCATCCCGGAACTTTTCAACCGGCTGGACGTGAACCAGTCCGACGCCCTGACCGAGCTGCTGATGGGGATCAATCGCAGCCTGATCGAGTCGTCGAACGGCGTTCGCTGCACACCCGCGTTTCTCGCCTGCTATGAAGAAGGCCTGGGCACCTTGACTTACATCAACGCGGGGCATGAACCGGGGCTGCTGCGCGACGGCGGAGGCGTGGTGCTGCTGGAGTCGCACGGGCCGCCGCTGGGCCTGTTTTCGCACGCCACCTACGACGCGCAGCACTCGGTACTGGAGCCGGGCGCGGCGCTGCTGGTAGCTTCGCGCGGGCTGATCGACGCGCGCAACGGGCGCAAAGAGTTCGGCGTCGAGCGCCTGAAGGAAACGCTCCAGGCGCGTCCCTTCTCCGACGCCTCCGAACTGTGCGGTGTGGCGCTGGAGGCGGTGCGCGTCTACGTGCGCGGCAATCCGCCGCAGGATGACATGACCGCCGTCGCCCTGGTGCGCGCGCCGCTGGCCTACTTCGCCGCCGCCCATCCTTTGCTCTGA
- a CDS encoding peptidase MA family metallohydrolase, whose translation MPAAAETIRLKNGRSIVADRVREKGNRIEYEIGDNTYAIAKSLVERIDAGGVPPPAASPRAELPVLAPSQPVERADELLARVVREGRVDTEALAALDDPAKPDQAAAAYFVAAQHELNFGSPETARRYLERAVTHLPEHAVLLEHYVAVLIQLKRYQEAIGRAEQATRLAPNSADAFGLLGLALFYSGKTEEAVKAWRKSLALRPSATVEQYLAQAERDLAAESTYGQQESGHFFMRYEGRQVSETLRRDILATLEAHYSALVNELGVAPRETIPVILYTEQAFSDVTQAPAWMGALNDGKLRIPVEGLERMTGELSRVLKHELAHSFINQITRNRCPVWLNEGVAMALEPRSAAPYGRMLAQLFLSQRHIPLNALEGSFARFSPTQATVAYLQSLAAVDYIRDTYGMSDVVRVLERIGEGSSTETALRNTVRAGYGRLEEDIGQYLKKTYGE comes from the coding sequence ATGCCGGCCGCGGCCGAGACCATCCGGCTAAAGAACGGACGCTCGATCGTGGCCGACCGGGTGCGCGAAAAAGGCAACCGCATCGAGTACGAGATCGGCGACAACACCTACGCTATCGCCAAGTCGCTGGTGGAGCGGATCGATGCCGGCGGTGTGCCGCCGCCGGCGGCATCCCCGCGGGCGGAGCTGCCGGTGCTTGCGCCCAGCCAGCCGGTGGAGCGCGCCGATGAACTGCTGGCGCGCGTGGTCCGCGAAGGACGCGTAGACACGGAAGCGCTCGCGGCGCTCGACGATCCTGCGAAACCCGACCAGGCCGCCGCGGCCTACTTCGTCGCCGCACAGCATGAGCTGAACTTCGGCAGCCCGGAGACGGCGCGGCGGTATCTCGAGCGCGCGGTCACGCATCTGCCCGAACATGCGGTGCTGCTCGAGCACTACGTGGCGGTGCTGATCCAACTGAAGCGCTATCAGGAAGCCATCGGACGCGCCGAGCAGGCCACCCGCCTGGCGCCGAATTCGGCGGATGCCTTCGGCTTGCTGGGTCTGGCGCTGTTCTACTCCGGAAAAACGGAAGAAGCGGTGAAGGCGTGGCGGAAGTCGCTGGCGCTGCGTCCCAGCGCCACGGTCGAGCAGTATCTGGCGCAGGCGGAGCGCGACCTGGCCGCCGAGTCCACCTACGGCCAGCAGGAGAGCGGCCACTTCTTCATGCGCTACGAAGGACGCCAGGTTTCGGAGACGTTGCGGCGCGACATCCTGGCCACGCTCGAGGCACATTACAGCGCATTGGTGAACGAGCTGGGCGTGGCCCCGCGCGAAACCATCCCCGTGATCCTCTATACCGAGCAGGCGTTCAGCGACGTGACCCAGGCGCCGGCGTGGATGGGGGCGCTGAACGACGGCAAGCTGCGCATCCCGGTGGAAGGGCTGGAGCGCATGACGGGCGAACTCTCCCGCGTGCTCAAGCACGAGCTGGCGCACTCCTTCATCAACCAGATCACGCGCAACCGCTGCCCGGTGTGGCTGAACGAAGGCGTGGCCATGGCGCTGGAGCCGCGCAGCGCCGCGCCCTACGGACGCATGCTGGCACAGCTCTTTCTCTCGCAGCGCCACATCCCGCTGAACGCGCTGGAAGGATCGTTCGCGCGCTTCTCCCCGACCCAGGCCACGGTGGCGTATTTGCAATCGTTGGCGGCCGTGGACTACATCCGCGACACCTACGGCATGAGCGACGTGGTGCGCGTGCTGGAACGGATCGGCGAAGGCTCCAGCACGGAAACTGCGCTGCGCAATACCGTGCGCGCCGGCTACGGAAGGCTGGAAGAGGACATCGGGCAGTACCTCAAGAAGACCTACGGGGAGTAG
- a CDS encoding BlaI/MecI/CopY family transcriptional regulator: MNARLPQLEMDCMSVLWRQPAATVAEVRSALPRPLAYTTVMTVLDRMASKGVVTRHKNGRAYLYSAVLDRETARRAAVERLLANLFENDRAALVEYLARPAQRAERSHGTSAPATVRSRKLRRAEKAAEKPSFAPSHIDESLL; this comes from the coding sequence TTGAACGCGCGGCTGCCACAACTGGAGATGGACTGCATGAGTGTCCTGTGGCGGCAGCCCGCTGCCACGGTGGCCGAGGTCCGTTCCGCGCTGCCCCGTCCGCTGGCCTACACCACGGTGATGACCGTGCTCGACCGCATGGCCTCCAAGGGCGTGGTGACGCGGCACAAGAACGGCCGCGCGTACCTGTACTCGGCCGTGCTGGACCGCGAAACCGCGCGCCGGGCGGCGGTCGAGCGCCTGCTCGCCAACCTGTTCGAGAACGACCGCGCGGCCCTGGTGGAATACCTGGCGCGGCCGGCGCAACGAGCGGAACGTTCGCATGGAACGTCGGCGCCCGCGACCGTCCGCTCACGCAAGCTTCGGCGCGCAGAAAAAGCGGCGGAGAAACCATCGTTCGCTCCGTCTCACATTGACGAATCGCTGCTCTGA
- a CDS encoding HD domain-containing protein: MKEFFVREAPLHENKVITSSFVVAAKQIRSRKDGGEPYLALTLADRTGLLEGRMWENVAEHLQSFEQDDFLKVRGTISRYRNRYQITIQKLRRLEESEVDYADYLPRTEKDVEELWRTLAEFAATFRNPHLKALLEAFMADPEISTRYRAAPAAKSMHHAYLGGLLEHVVSLMKLCDLVVQNYPEIDRDLLLTGAFLHDIGKIYELSYERSFSYTTRGQLLGHMIIELEMLQQKIAALPDFPERLKTLLEHLIISHHGQYEFGSPKLPMFPEALLLHYLDDLDSKMESMRSHLARDANEGEWTGYNTSLSRTLLKTRQFLEGEAEAAEDATPSSAEEEKR, translated from the coding sequence ATGAAGGAATTTTTCGTCCGCGAAGCGCCGCTCCACGAGAACAAGGTCATCACCTCTTCGTTCGTCGTGGCCGCCAAGCAGATCCGATCGCGCAAGGATGGCGGAGAACCCTACCTGGCGCTCACCCTGGCCGACCGCACCGGCCTGCTCGAAGGCCGCATGTGGGAAAACGTCGCCGAGCACCTGCAGAGCTTCGAGCAGGACGATTTTCTCAAGGTGCGCGGCACCATCAGCCGCTACCGCAACCGGTACCAGATCACCATCCAGAAGCTGCGCCGCCTGGAAGAGTCGGAGGTGGATTACGCCGACTACCTTCCCCGAACGGAAAAGGACGTCGAGGAGCTGTGGCGGACATTGGCGGAGTTCGCGGCGACCTTCCGGAATCCGCACCTCAAGGCGTTGCTGGAGGCGTTCATGGCGGATCCGGAGATTTCCACGCGCTACCGCGCGGCGCCGGCCGCCAAGTCGATGCACCACGCCTATCTCGGCGGTCTGCTGGAGCACGTGGTCTCGCTCATGAAGCTGTGCGACCTGGTGGTGCAGAACTATCCCGAGATCGACCGCGACCTGCTCCTGACCGGCGCATTCCTGCATGACATCGGCAAGATCTACGAGCTTTCTTATGAGCGCTCCTTCAGCTACACGACCCGCGGCCAGTTGCTGGGACACATGATCATCGAGCTGGAAATGCTGCAGCAGAAGATCGCCGCGCTGCCGGACTTCCCGGAGAGGCTGAAGACGCTGCTCGAACACCTGATCATCAGCCACCACGGGCAGTACGAGTTCGGCTCGCCCAAGCTGCCCATGTTCCCGGAAGCGCTGCTGCTGCACTATCTCGACGATCTCGACTCCAAGATGGAGAGCATGCGCAGCCACCTGGCGCGGGACGCCAACGAGGGCGAGTGGACCGGGTACAACACTTCGCTCAGCCGCACGCTGCTCAAGACGCGGCAGTTTCTGGAGGGCGAAGCGGAAGCAGCCGAAGACGCAACCCCGTCTTCTGCCGAAGAGGAGAAGCGTTGA
- a CDS encoding HEAT repeat domain-containing protein — translation MKAQIAWLVALLAAIPIPAGAQHRTFDLREQTEEAEVIVVGGVISVRETGTTEVTIAGHTLPAKVLEAKVQVDRTLKGANVPVQAAVRFALPISPAGSVGYVGIAYPDYRIFLLKRAGDHFELANPYTPSLPAMPQASASSSSDVLTAVVNELASVIESPHTPEIVKLGVAFRLGSTSSAAATEVLVRQLPTSNPALRAGVADALLQHNYVPALAVAQELLMNSPATVPRYLLVNLSSAIGRYVKDERAIPSLHALLKAPDASSRRAAALALRNTASRQALEALASALRDGDPEVRYYAVIGLAEITGQPEWRPLEEDFHADQARYLSHWLQWAEEHDR, via the coding sequence ATGAAAGCACAAATCGCCTGGCTTGTCGCCCTGCTAGCCGCTATACCTATCCCGGCGGGTGCGCAACATCGGACCTTCGACCTTCGCGAGCAAACCGAAGAAGCGGAGGTCATTGTAGTCGGAGGGGTGATCTCGGTTCGTGAAACCGGCACGACTGAGGTCACAATTGCCGGTCACACGCTTCCAGCTAAGGTACTGGAGGCCAAAGTTCAGGTTGATAGAACGCTGAAGGGGGCCAATGTCCCGGTGCAAGCAGCGGTTCGATTTGCACTCCCGATTTCTCCAGCCGGCTCGGTCGGCTATGTTGGCATCGCTTATCCCGACTATCGAATCTTCCTCCTAAAGCGAGCCGGCGACCACTTCGAACTCGCGAATCCCTACACTCCCTCACTGCCGGCCATGCCGCAGGCGTCGGCCTCGTCTTCCAGTGATGTCCTCACCGCAGTCGTGAATGAATTGGCCAGCGTCATCGAGTCTCCACACACTCCGGAGATCGTCAAACTGGGAGTCGCCTTTCGACTGGGATCAACCTCAAGCGCGGCGGCAACGGAGGTTTTGGTCCGGCAGCTACCTACCTCGAACCCCGCACTGCGTGCGGGCGTTGCTGATGCTCTGTTGCAGCACAACTACGTGCCCGCACTGGCGGTTGCACAGGAACTCTTGATGAATTCGCCGGCGACGGTTCCTAGGTATTTGCTCGTAAACCTGTCATCAGCAATTGGCCGTTATGTCAAAGACGAGCGGGCTATTCCTAGCCTTCATGCCTTGCTCAAGGCTCCCGACGCGTCTAGCCGTCGCGCGGCAGCATTGGCGCTCCGGAATACAGCGTCACGGCAGGCTCTCGAGGCTTTGGCGAGCGCCCTTCGCGACGGCGACCCCGAGGTTCGATACTATGCAGTCATCGGTCTTGCCGAGATCACCGGCCAGCCTGAGTGGCGGCCCCTCGAGGAAGACTTTCACGCCGATCAGGCGCGCTATCTTAGCCACTGGCTCCAGTGGGCAGAGGAGCACGATCGCTGA
- a CDS encoding class I SAM-dependent methyltransferase, with protein MSLSRQAVQELYTQGIDRYHSFISAFQSPEGMKALLQSSTLMRPGLRVLDAGCGFGMATFALIEALRAKSLDYQRIDAFDLTPAMLLRFRRELEARDIAGVQLRQADVLALDTLPATWTDYDLILSASMLEYLPRLELPRALEALRARLAPDGHLLVVITCKTPETKVFIEWLWGAERYGKQELHHAFEQAGFQNLTFRRFPWRFAWLNRANYVIEARR; from the coding sequence ATGTCGTTGAGTCGTCAGGCGGTACAGGAACTCTATACCCAGGGGATCGACCGCTATCACTCGTTCATCTCGGCGTTCCAGTCGCCCGAGGGCATGAAAGCGTTACTGCAGTCCTCAACGCTGATGCGGCCTGGGCTACGTGTGCTTGACGCCGGCTGCGGTTTCGGCATGGCTACGTTCGCTTTGATTGAAGCGCTTCGGGCGAAGAGCCTCGATTATCAGCGTATCGATGCATTCGACCTGACGCCGGCGATGCTGCTGCGCTTTCGCAGAGAACTGGAAGCCCGGGACATCGCCGGAGTACAGCTTCGTCAAGCCGATGTCCTCGCCCTCGACACGCTGCCAGCCACCTGGACAGACTACGATCTGATCCTGTCCGCTTCCATGCTCGAATACTTGCCGAGGCTCGAGCTCCCGCGCGCGCTGGAGGCATTGCGGGCGCGGCTGGCCCCAGACGGCCACCTGCTGGTTGTAATCACCTGCAAGACCCCGGAAACGAAAGTTTTCATCGAGTGGTTGTGGGGCGCTGAACGCTATGGCAAACAAGAACTGCACCATGCCTTCGAGCAGGCTGGGTTCCAGAATCTCACCTTCCGGCGGTTTCCCTGGCGTTTTGCCTGGTTGAACCGCGCGAACTACGTTATCGAGGCACGTCGGTGA
- a CDS encoding peptidylprolyl isomerase: MRKYLLLLTVTLSPAALAADGTVVEDIIAQINADVITRSDLQHERNQMMAELQQQAPGQAQTLFAEREKDLLRNLIDERLLVQKGADLGINAEVELIKRLDEIRKSLNLETMEDLEKAAQQQGVSYEDFKQNLRNSIITQQVIGREVGSRIQFTQEELQKYYEEHKQQFSQPEHVRLSEILVATPAPEGQSPDPQQVEQAERKAKELLAEIRGGASFDEVARKSSEGPTAAQGGDLGTFQRGVLAAELEKLTFEMKVGDVSDVIRTRQGFIILKVTEHPAPGVPEMKTVEPRIMEALYYSKLQPALRAYLTKLREEAYIDIREGYVDTGASPNQTKPVYTTASVEEEKKKKKKKFLIF, translated from the coding sequence ATGCGGAAATACCTGCTTCTGCTGACGGTGACGCTGTCGCCGGCGGCGCTGGCCGCCGACGGGACCGTGGTCGAGGACATCATCGCCCAGATCAACGCGGACGTCATCACCCGCTCCGACCTGCAGCACGAGCGCAACCAGATGATGGCCGAATTGCAGCAGCAGGCCCCCGGCCAGGCTCAGACCCTGTTCGCCGAACGCGAGAAGGACCTGCTGCGCAACCTGATCGATGAGCGCCTGCTGGTGCAGAAGGGGGCGGACCTGGGCATCAACGCCGAGGTCGAGCTGATCAAGCGGCTGGATGAGATCCGCAAGTCGCTGAACCTGGAGACCATGGAAGATCTGGAGAAGGCGGCGCAGCAGCAGGGCGTCTCCTACGAGGACTTCAAGCAGAACCTGCGCAACAGCATCATCACCCAGCAGGTGATCGGCCGCGAGGTGGGCTCGCGGATCCAGTTCACGCAGGAAGAACTCCAGAAGTACTACGAGGAGCACAAGCAGCAGTTCAGCCAGCCCGAACATGTGCGCTTGAGCGAGATCCTGGTGGCCACGCCCGCACCGGAAGGACAGTCGCCCGACCCGCAGCAGGTGGAACAGGCGGAGCGCAAGGCGAAGGAGTTGCTGGCTGAGATCCGCGGCGGCGCCAGCTTCGATGAGGTGGCCCGCAAATCGTCCGAAGGCCCCACCGCGGCGCAGGGCGGCGACCTGGGGACCTTCCAGCGCGGCGTCCTGGCGGCGGAACTGGAGAAGCTCACCTTCGAGATGAAGGTGGGCGACGTTTCCGATGTCATCCGTACCCGGCAGGGCTTTATCATCCTGAAGGTCACTGAGCACCCGGCGCCCGGCGTCCCGGAGATGAAGACCGTGGAACCGCGCATCATGGAGGCGCTGTACTACTCCAAGCTGCAGCCCGCCTTGCGCGCCTACCTGACCAAGCTGCGCGAGGAAGCCTATATCGACATCCGCGAGGGCTACGTGGACACCGGCGCCAGCCCCAACCAGACCAAGCCCGTGTACACCACCGCCTCCGTCGAGGAAGAGAAGAAGAAAAAGAAGAAGAAGTTCCTGATCTTCTGA